TCCTCGAAATAAGCAATTGTCGGCTCGGTGTTGGGCCacttatatttggtagcattctcgcaaccaatGCTCATGTGATTGGGTGAAAAGTATGGGAGCAAGGTTGTATGACCCGAAAGTGTAACAAGTCGGATTGTCACAAGCTATCTAACCGAAAagcctaaaaaaaatcaaaatggtaCAATTATACAAAATCTaatcctcaaaatacatcctattgcgatacctgctcaaataaagttaataatatcatattaccacattttgtaaatttaccggaaaatccaagatattttaaaaatataaaaattatgcCAGTGAATCAAACaaagaattgaaattttcacgaaatgGCTTTGGAAGCTGAACAACGGAATTAagtaaggaggaacgaaagGTATTGCTCTTTCTCGACAGCTGTAGACCTCACAATTCTATCCctaaaaggaaaaatgtaaaAGTCGAACTTTTCCATGCAGACTGGCACTTGCATGGACAACTGTTGTTTTAATCGATACGCTTCAACCAAAAAGACTATAAACAGGAGATTACAGATTCTATGAAATTTTATGGTGACGGAATATCATTGCACATCTTTGACCGTGATGGGACTTGCGTGACAAAAATTCCGCAcataagggctggtgttagTAGCATGTATGATATGGCATATAGATGCGAGTTACTGCGAGCAGGTGGCAGCATCtgccataacaacagtcattgTATAGCGATGGAGGGTCATGAGCACAATGAGATTCCTTGCCTTTTTTCCACTGAACTTGTGCCTCCTCTATATAATCTGCGTCAGTGCATAGGATATGATTAATCAAAAACAATTGATTTTAATCACTCCAACACTGAAAAAGGGCTTGAAGATTCATAGGTAATTGTCACCATAGTTGATAATTGGATTTCGTTTTTAGTCTGACTTGATAGCTCTGAAGGAGCTATAAGAAGAAACGAAAGAATAGACAAATAATTTATGTCTGTACGTTGCAAGCCCGGTAACGTCTTTTGACACCCTCGACCTAGATAAAACTGATCGCAAGAGCTCCTTCGATAGAACACAATGGcgcgaaggaaggaaggaaggaggagaAAGTGATTTTTACTACGCCTATtacccccttcctccctttttaaggttttgtgtgaaacaaaaccttattagaatcgaggcggtgtctgtctgtccgtctgtccgtctgtctttttttttcatcgttggaaggtggaaaggttcaaaacctactgctggctcctgccaaacagttatgtgagacttctactcactaaaaccacctccttcttcttccactctccccacgggactgctataagcattgcatcgtggggctggatcagttcttaactgcggcgcattattgttcgctccctttcttgctttcttcgcagttcttcatgccttagctgttcatgaatcattttcagctcaattaccacttgattccaagcctccgttgattccaacataaactccactatatttccaggtgttaagcgcctgtctgcgatcgcctccagcctagttcggtgtgctgtaaaccttgggcactcaaacacaacatgctccgcattctcagccacgttaccacatcttgggcaccatggtgactcgtcgtgtccaaatcgataaatataagcccgataacctccatgtccacttaaaaactgtgttagctcgtagcttagttccccgtgattcctttccatccatcttcgaatgtgtggaatgatacggtaggtccaacggccagtttgtgcctcgttccatctcttttgccattttgcgatggattctcgccgtgctagttgtccgtctgtctgtctgtcacacccgatttattcggaaacggctggaccgattgtcacgaaaattgatgagagtatgtaatttggtgttccctttacatgcagtaagtggcgccattttgtgttaagtttaaggggggggctccccatacatatgaacggagggtccaaatttttttttcacagaatgtagccatgtggggaatcaaatgaaaggtctcaattagtacttttcgaaactggttcaatatttggctttcggtgaaacgtaggggagtgagggctcaaaatatgacccccaaaaaatgtaacaggtctcgttctcagaacctattcaaccgaaaaatctgaaaaaaatcacagtggtgcatctctactaagtctaggcctcaaaatatatccggttccgatatctgcacaaataaagttaataatagtatatttccacattttagaaatttacccggcgcccctcttatgttcatcccagaagtacaaaatttggcatgcgtgtaatgaagaacataatgcacagtttggtcaagtttgaagaaaattgaactattattaacaaagttatagggggtgaaattttgaattttgtgcactctacaacctgcatgacgtcatcatcagatatcaattcgtcaatatcacaatgaaatgagttcttttgaattgggtcgcagagaattattttgttttagttttttagttatttgtcaaccagacatgtgtgtatgtaggtatataatatatgcgtgttaatgaactttgcgggtagtgcctaattcaaatagatataagaagtaaatcggaaatatgggtacgctCAatgtatatacgtgcatatatgtgtacagtattctgAAATAGaccgtttgtttgtttagggtgagcgtaatatctatgcctgtaatatgtacgtatgtctcgtagtttggaaaaatatgaaggaatatggtggatttgtagctatatacggatagaaaaatgtgcgttgaaatttcctacataagatgaacacaaaacctttatatctgaagcacgagcttccggtattccgacttgttttaaatgtgGAATTGTGTATTTTACAATTGTTATATTTATTGTCATATATATTGTTTTGCATAGGGTACTCTCACAAAACGCCTCTAGTGAAGCCTGTTAACCTTCAATTTAATAATATTCCTGAAATGATCCCCGCAGCTCTGTGAATTGATATAATTCAGTTTGAATcccttttgtatttattttcgtCAATTCTGATGAGTTGCACGCTATGAATAACTTTTACGAAAATCGTTGAAACTCCGAATAAATTAAGATAGTAACGAAAATAGACGCCACTTCGGTATTATATTTCAGCTTCGGAGTGAGTGATTCATGCCAATGAATTCGAGAATATTTTATTGGCATTTAATGAATATTCAAAATGAATTGGAAGTATTAGAGCATATTAAAGTTTCTCATAATTCATATTCATATCAGACTTATTTCATccaatttcatgtcaataaAACGGTTTCAAATTGCCGAATTACGCTGTCTTAGTGTAAGAGCATGTAGGTTACCGAGAAGACAGTACAGCCAAGATAAAAATAGAATGTGGTTTCATTGAAATAACGATTGAGGCTTCTGAGCCTTTGTAACACTATCTGTCTCTGAATCTCGTGCCATCAATCACTTTAATACGCGATGAAGTAGGGACAAATCAACCGCAGAATCGCATTCAATTAAAGCAATAGCCGCTCGTAATGGGTTTTATAAGAAGCAGCCGCGACTATAAACAATAACACAACGCATTGTTAGCCGACTGGATCCAATGCAGAGCGGCAGTCTGAGGCCGATTTAAAGTGTAACGATTAAGAACAATATGGCCTGGAAGCTATGATTCCACCCACGAGTATAAATTAGCCTGCATTTGTGTAATAAAAGGTCCGGAGCTGACGCTCCATAAATTAGGACTATCTTCACCGTACTCGCTTTCTACGCTATTCGCATAACTACAAATTGTAACACAACTTCCTTTTTAGAGCAATAAACTCCCAATTGTTCTTCCAGTTGTAATAATACTCCAATGATGGCGCACAGGAAATCTCTAGTTGAGCTAATTTACTGTAACGGAGTCGGCATTTCTTGTTAGGTAGAAAGAAATAAGAGAATTGGAAGTTTAATCTAAATATTTATTAGACTGTAGAGGCTTAAGCAAAAAGTGCATATATAAATATCTGATTTCACGGCGCCAGTTTTATTTCTCAGAATTTCTATTAGGGTTTTGTAGAAAACATAAAACTGCTTGGGTTGACTTTCCGCTCTTTGATCTCGAAAACTAATAATAATCCAAAAGGGGACTTTAAggtaaaactaaaaatatttaTGCCATTAGAATTCAGAAATTTGAATCAATCATCCGAGAAACGTTAACTTGCTTATATACAGATTTAGAAATGTTGGCTTGCAAAAGGTGGAGCTCCCCTCTGACCGCTAGATAGTCACTAAATACTGGAGAATATTAAGTATTAACTTCCAATTCCAATTAAAATTCCTCTACCCAACGATATTACTTACGTAAGGTAGCATGCAAAATTTTGGGTTTTAGGATAAATAACTTTTAATCCCGAACCCATTTCGGATCCCATGTGAGATGTAATCATAATTTCGTCGGAAGTCGTTTGTTTTAATCCAATCAACCCGGTTTATGCATTTCAACTGGAACGACTTGAAATCAGCAACGCCAAATACAAGATAAACCCTACAAATGAAGCACATACTAACATATGAAGTTAAAATGCTACCAGCAACGAACCCTCGTATCTTCCCAAAACTATGCCACCCACTTTTTCTTCAGTTCGCGATTCCATCACTTTTTTCGCGGCGCCAAATTTCTCCGGTTTCCAGTTTGATCTCATTCCAAATTCAAAATAGTAGAACCTTTGCTTATCTATtttcgttgtttcttttttcagaCAACCATTAAAGTCTACACAAGCTGCCTGAAGATTGACGTGGAATATAAGACACTCGGCATTCAATGGGACACCACCAGTAAAGAAGTTGTGACACAATTACTCAGAAGGTAAGATTCATTCTGGTTTCAGATTACAGATAATTCTCTTGTTTCTGAAATTATACAGAAGTTGCGCAGAGAGTTTTCTTCCTCTACCAGTCACCATCTAAAGGATTCATTCTCGATGTGTATTTAAGTTCTTATCTCCATCGTTTCAGATTAAAAATGAGGCATCGCGATCCACGACTGTTCTACATGTCAATGGAAGTGACGGTACGAAGGGCCGGAATTAAAACCGTTCTTGTTTTAGATGAAGAAGCTCGACCAGCTATTTTGCAGGCATGTCATCCGAAAGGCGATTCAAGGTACATATTAAATTTCCACTCTTGAACCGAAGCGAACGCTGCTCGTTCTCAATTTGAATTCCTACTTAAGTGGAAATACGCGGATGAAAATTCAAGAGTCgtttaaaaatattaacagcgttatttaaatttttcatctttttgtaGATTTTGTTTGCAGTTGAGACCAGGTGGCCTTATTCGTGTTCATACCTCGGCGTTACAGCCTACTTCCCAGTACAAGAGTTTAGTGATATCGCAGGAAACTACCGCAGATGAGCTTTTGTCGTTGCTATTGTCGTGTTTTAACTCCAGTGAACCCGTTGAACAGTTCTCAATTTATGAAGTAAGTATATTCCCTTGAAAGATACATATTTGTCTCTTTATAATAAATCCAACAGAATAACTTAGTATATTATGCATACGTCAGGATTCATTCAGAGTTAAAACTCACTCTTCCTGCAGAATGTCAGCCGCAGTATTCCTTCGTATCTCTCTATATATTCATAGTAATGTTCTTACAATTGAGCTTTAGACTGAGTCAAGTAAAAGTAGTAATATTCTACGCTGCATGTCGGTAACTAAGAAACAGAAAGATTAATTTCGATGCAATTAGTGGGTGACTGGCTCGTATAcggaatccaacttctggaattAGAGTAGTATCAATTAAAGGAAGGGACAGTAAAGAAGATTCAGTTGAAAAGAAACGGATGCGTCATTTTTGTTGTACTGTGCGCTTTCCCAAGACAAGTATGCCTAGATTACGAAACTTTGCTGCGAGATACTAAGAACTATACTCTGCTCGCTATGAGATTACCGACTGAAATGGCAGGGAACACCCAGTTCTGTGCCGGTTTGATCGCATATTTGATGACAGCCAATCCAACAGTTCGAATTAATATTACCTCGAGTTTGAATAGTAGGTATTATTCCGATGTTGATCGCCAGCAagcaaggaggtggaaatttgataaaaaaaaaattctataggATTTTAATGAACTGAGGCAAATGAACCAAATTTCAGCATTTGAAATGAATGCTTTCAAAGATTTTCTGCTAAAGTACATACGTAGAAAGATCTTCCTTGTAGCGTAAAAACCCTTTAACGCAAAGAGGAAGGGTGGGGACAAGaagtgtttttttatttttcttttcgcgGGCGGAAGATCTGCCTCTTGTACCACTTTAAGGTCTCACCCTGCGTAACTGTCTTCAAATATTACttctcccttcttcccctccctttACGCAATAGGGGGCTTGTTTTGGACGTTAGCCACTACATCCTGCCATCCGCGCTCCGACTGGAGCCTGTGATCCAGCACGTCGCGAAACGTCTGCAAAGTAATATTGCACACTCTGCGTCTTCTTTTTGGCCTGGACAAGTTGGACATGTTAGAGACATGTCATGATGAAACCTGTATAGATACTTACGTTAGCCACCGTGGTCAGATAATAACTGCGTTAACTAGTAACTACAGTCTCCATGGCGACAACTAACCCGCCTGTCGATGATTGGAATTAACTTGTATGTCCATCAGCTTTTCGTTTAGCTATTCCGTCGAATTTGCTTTCTGACCATTGATGCTGCCCTTTATCGATATTGATAATGTTTTCGTCGTCTTTGGTTGTCGTCCTCCTGGCGTAGATTCGTAAGATCTCTTCAACCAAGATCTTCGTCGGTAACAAATCAGCTATGATTAACGTTGCAACATCAGAGATCCTTCGAAAGCCACTAAACACCCTCAGAGCACAGATCCTACATTACGTAATCCATATAGTAACAGCAGACTGATCTAAAAACCCAAGAGAGCAATGGTTTATTAACGTATCTAGCCCCACCGATATATTGTAGGATTCGCGAGATGGCTACCTATAACAATAATTCTCTGCATATTTCAAATGCACGTTAAATCCCAGGTATTTGACTGTCTGCTTGCTTCTTATGGCCTGGTTTCCAACTCGCATTTCCATGTTTTCCAGTTTCGTTTGGCTTGTTATTAGAATGGCTTTTCTTTTGTGATCCATGGATACTAATCCATaagtttgaattttaatttcttctcATTGAAGTAGCTAGACACTATGTTGCTCAGGTAAGCGCGGAGTATTCATCCAGAAGAACGAACTTTTGATGAACCACCAATTTACCGACTTGAAGGCACTTTTTACATCCAACGTGACCACTGCACCTTACTCTATTGATCTCCTGTTTTATTTAGCATCTGCGATGTAAACCATCGCTTTTATTGCATCGACAATGCAGCGACCTTCCTAGACACCAAACCAAGAATCTGTTGACAATAATTCCCTCTAAAATGTTTCCAATCGTACCCAGAACGCACATTGGACGTTATGAGAAGGAATCTCGGGTAGCTTGTTTCCATTCGATTACTTAGGGAACATCCCTTCGTCGAAATATTTTTGCATGGTTTGTACAAACATGTCAGGTCTCGTGAGGACGGCAGCTTTCACTGCTTTATTCGGGATACCATCAAGTCCTGGCGCTAATTTTATTGCACACTTTCAGCaattcctcttcggtaataCAAGCAATGATCTCTTCAACTACGGTGTTCGATCATTGCGGGAACAGTGACTCCACTATTAATTGTACTCTTCCCTTTTACTTTATACAGCATTTCTTTGTATATTTGGCCCTTGTGGGGTTTACATTAGCTTTCAGGGGTTTTTAAAGAAAGAAGTGGTTTCGAAGATGACTTGTGTTTATATCGGTTTAGCTAACCCTTGCATTACGTGGCAGTTGGAAAGTTCTGAAACTGACTAATTTATTGCTGAGGTCAATAGTGAGAAATACTATTGACTGCAAGGAAGCCGCATGTTTGAAGTTTAATTTCGCAAAATTGAATGTCTTtctgtacaccgccatgagagaattcgatatctcgaCAAAATTGATTAGAGTGATTATGCtaaccctgaacaatgtgcgagcccagataaCAGCAGTAGGATCGCGATCTTGAGAtgaatcaacatcaacaacggtctaaggcaaggggatacTCTATCTTGCGCCATCTTTAGCCGGGCCCTGGAAAAATTGATCCGCAGATGTTAGTGCAGGAgccactatcctcttcaagtccactcaactgctggcctatgcggacaatattgacattatgagaagaacaatgTGAgatacaatctaccttcatgcAAATCGAGCTggtatcgattgacacgaaatcttgtgttgcacattaatgaaggcaccaaaaacaaaagaaccaacaacaccatATGGCGCtgatcaaacgagaacaatattGATAGGAGACTAAAATTCTGAGATCGCggataatttctcctgtttaaggtcgaaaatcacaaccgacaacagctaacAGATGACAGCTGTTAGTAGCcaatagaacctatttcagctcacaaaaaccgTTTCGttcacagaaccttattaaaatctattcaatgtCAGTCTGccatacccgatttactcgaaaatggctgaaccaattgtcatgaaatttggtaagaacatgtggtctgtgaatttcTTTGCGTATAGccaatggcgccattttgtgacatgaaaggggggtgtacattttttttcataaaatatagtcaatattggatgaaacatggaggagtgaagtAAAGGACTGATATCTTTCAAGAAAATTCACGAGATATTTAAAAAGAGTAATATTTAGACAGCCTGGATGGTGCGTTCAGTTCGCTTGCCTTTGCCATCATTTTTCAGTGTTATTTGCTATAAAAGTTCCTAGAAACGGATACTCAttgaattgtttttttcatCTCCAATCCTACAAGAAACGGCAATACCAGTCCTTGTCCTGATCATTCATGCTTGAAGTTACGGAAGTCCGTAACATATTTTCCCCTTAGAAACCAGGACCTTCTTTTGTTCTTCTACGAGTGCCCTCAGGGGACTTCCATATAGAAAGCATTTGAAACTTTTCTAAATAATCCATAATTCGTGGGATTATCAGTCGTGAACTTTGGAGCCTAGAATTAGAATAAAAGATTTTCAAAAATGTATCTTAATATCcatttgatatttttgatattgatgTCTTAATGTCTCGACATGTTCTAATTTGGTCAATATGAAGGGAAAAGTTTATGTTTTGCAAGCTTTCCCTTAGGTAATTTGGttcgaaaattttctttttgatgatCGATGAAATGCTAATCAGTATGAAGCTTTGGTGACTGTTACTGATTTGATCGGTGCAAACGTCTCACATCCATCTAGGCAGGGGTCGTTCATCAGGATTAGATCAGAATCGATGAACACGTTTGAGTGCTGTTGATAGAATGGAGGTAAGTGGGACCATAGTTATATTTCCATGTCTCCTGTTCATTCCTTTGCGAAGTATAGAGCACCCACAAACATTGCATTCTCTTTGTTATTGGAGAAGGGTATGCCCATTTATTTATTGTAATTGTAAGCACAGTCCTTCTGCTACAACTTCAATATTATTAGGCTTAATCTACAGCAGCGTGACAAACGCCGGGTTAGCGCAAATATTAATGGGAACGCACCTTCAAGAATAGGAGGAATTTATTGACTTCATTAAGAAATGGAATGGCACTGGTAATAGAGGAAGCTACAATCGTGATGGTCAATTGTAAATTTTTGGAGTTTCATATGGGAAGCTTCggaaatttatatttgctttGAAAGCAACATTTGTACTTCCAAACAGATCTGGTCAAATTTAAATCCGAGAGTGGGTTAATTGCTGCTTCGATCTTTGCtatgaaatatatatatctgcAAGTATCACTATGTCAATATCATTTCCTTGGCATATGCagtattcaaatgaaattatatTTCAACGTTAGGGATCCTCACAAACGGTTGCTTTTACGACTCCAATATTGCTTGAAATATAATTTCCATggaaatagaaatatttgtaCATCAGTTCTTTGTCTTGTATTTTGTTAACTGCGGAGCTTTCATAGTCCAAAAATCTTTGATCTGTAGCGTACCCTGTGGAAACTGACATTTGAGCTGAGCTGTACCTGTAGCGCCTAACCAGTGCACTGAACCATTGTCctcttatatatattttttttaagttttcttgGCGCTTTCACTTTGGACGACAACTTTTTCTCGCTGGAAGAACGAAGACGGTATCCTGATCTGAGTGACGATATCATACACTACGAAAGAGTTTCCCTTGAGTGTCCCaattgattgtgtgttttgattTGCTAGACAGTTTCAAGACTTTTCGTTAATTccttttttcgaaaataatatGAACTGCCGGATGTAAGCGAAATAAAGTTAGcttcaaaaattataataaagcaCACTTGATCCTAACTACTACAGAAAACTAATCTATTATTTCTCCTTACCAGGTCTGTCCCGGTCAAGAATACCAGCGCAAACTCCATCCCGATGATCTACCCTTACGGGCTCAAATTGAACGAATAAAGCGCGGCGAAACATGTCATTTTCTAGTGCGACGAAATCCCAATTATCCTCGACGACGGCAGCTCCTACCCCCCATTACTGAAAAGACAGCATCAACCCCATCCATACATTCACACATCAGCCTTAACTCCCTGGACTCAGATACACGAACCATTTGCGAAGAAGATCCACAGCAACAGAACAAGCCAAAATCGCACACGGACAAGGATAACAATAACAGCAAC
The window above is part of the Hermetia illucens chromosome 3, iHerIll2.2.curated.20191125, whole genome shotgun sequence genome. Proteins encoded here:
- the LOC119652788 gene encoding uncharacterized protein LOC119652788; translated protein: MLKHVQISPMRNRSDSVSLRSTTSCASSLCGSPEPDITRTASRASSYSSLNDALPQTTIKVYTSCLKIDVEYKTLGIQWDTTSKEVVTQLLRRLKMRHRDPRLFYMSMEVTVRRAGIKTVLVLDEEARPAILQACHPKGDSRFCLQLRPGGLIRVHTSALQPTSQYKSLVISQETTADELLSLLLSCFNSSEPVEQFSIYEVCPGQEYQRKLHPDDLPLRAQIERIKRGETCHFLVRRNPNYPRRRQLLPPITEKTASTPSIHSHISLNSLDSDTRTICEEDPQQQNKPKSHTDKDNNNSNKSTTTTICNKCRNNFKSCEFCNKNPSTILNSSLDAYNPVYNVREIRTVNHSFSPLGSDKKILDVEQFSRQQMKSNGVVYTKRYSACDYTGKMAATLAAEAVNNNPAKGLGHYVYI